A region from the Azospirillum thermophilum genome encodes:
- the cysD gene encoding sulfate adenylyltransferase subunit CysD, giving the protein MSADLDQLENQSIYILREAYNRIDKLALLWSIGKDSNALLWLCRKAFFGRIPFPVVQLDTGMELPEVYEFRDRIAREWDLDLIVAQCPPEEEMDQTLPPLTRAAARKTEGLKTLLRDNAYQGIMVGIRRDEQATRAKERVFSPRSLDGDWDVKDQPAEFWDHYKTRFPEGVHVRIHPLLAWTELDIWRYSKREEIPIVPLYFARDGKRYRSLGEKNITFPVDSTAGTIDEIIAELVVTRIPERAGRAMDNEAEDSFERLRSSGYM; this is encoded by the coding sequence ATGAGCGCCGATCTCGACCAGCTTGAGAATCAGAGCATCTATATCCTCCGCGAGGCCTACAACCGCATCGACAAGCTGGCCTTGCTGTGGTCGATCGGGAAGGACAGCAACGCGCTGCTCTGGCTCTGCCGCAAGGCGTTCTTCGGGCGGATTCCGTTCCCCGTGGTGCAGCTCGACACCGGGATGGAGCTGCCGGAGGTCTACGAGTTCCGCGACCGCATCGCCCGGGAATGGGACCTCGACCTGATCGTGGCGCAGTGCCCGCCCGAGGAGGAGATGGACCAGACCCTGCCGCCGCTGACCCGCGCCGCCGCGCGCAAGACGGAGGGGCTGAAGACCCTGCTGCGCGACAATGCCTATCAGGGGATCATGGTCGGCATCCGCCGCGACGAGCAGGCGACCCGCGCCAAGGAGCGCGTCTTCTCGCCGCGCTCCCTGGACGGCGACTGGGACGTGAAGGACCAGCCGGCCGAGTTCTGGGACCATTACAAGACCCGTTTCCCGGAAGGCGTCCACGTCCGCATCCATCCGCTGCTGGCCTGGACCGAGCTGGACATCTGGCGCTATTCCAAGCGGGAGGAGATCCCCATCGTTCCGCTGTACTTCGCGCGGGACGGCAAGCGCTACCGCTCGCTCGGCGAGAAGAACATCACCTTCCCGGTCGACTCCACCGCCGGGACCATCGACGAGATCATCGCAGAACTGGTCGTCACCCGTATTCCGGAGCGCGCCGG
- a CDS encoding phosphoadenylyl-sulfate reductase, whose product MPEAAQTLRVPGRAEDLAGLYGGIEGAELLGLLSREVFPGRIALVSSFGTESAVLLAMAAEADPAFPVIFVNTGKLFGETLRYRDQLVKRLGLTDVREVGPSAAELAAGDPDGMLFNRDYDACCQLRKTVPLQRALAGLDAWVTGRKRFQSATRAALPLFEQDGDRIKVNPLADWDKERLEEEFTRRDLPRHPLEADGFLSIGCYTCTERVAPGADPRSGRWAGSAKTECGIHMNWTGTAR is encoded by the coding sequence ATGCCGGAAGCTGCTCAGACACTCCGCGTCCCCGGCCGCGCCGAAGATCTTGCCGGCCTCTATGGCGGGATCGAAGGGGCGGAACTGCTCGGGCTCCTCAGCCGGGAGGTCTTCCCTGGCCGCATCGCGCTCGTCTCCTCCTTCGGAACGGAATCCGCCGTGCTGCTGGCGATGGCGGCAGAGGCCGATCCCGCGTTTCCCGTGATCTTCGTCAACACAGGCAAGCTGTTCGGCGAGACCCTGCGCTACCGCGACCAGCTCGTGAAGCGGCTGGGGCTGACGGATGTGCGCGAGGTCGGGCCGAGCGCGGCGGAACTGGCGGCCGGCGATCCGGACGGCATGCTCTTCAACCGGGACTATGACGCCTGCTGCCAACTGCGCAAGACGGTCCCGCTGCAGCGCGCCCTGGCCGGCCTGGACGCCTGGGTGACGGGGCGCAAGCGCTTCCAGTCCGCCACCCGCGCCGCGCTGCCACTGTTCGAGCAGGACGGCGACCGCATCAAGGTCAATCCGCTGGCCGACTGGGACAAGGAGCGGCTGGAGGAGGAATTCACCCGGCGCGACCTTCCGCGTCATCCCCTGGAGGCCGACGGGTTTCTATCCATCGGCTGCTACACCTGTACCGAGCGCGTGGCGCCCGGCGCAGACCCGCGGTCCGGCCGGTGGGCCGGGTCCGCCAAAACCGAATGCGGCATACACATGAACTGGACTGGAACCGCAAGATGA
- the cobA gene encoding uroporphyrinogen-III C-methyltransferase: MTAVPALSFLPAFEPGTVWLVGAGPGDPGLLTLLAAKALAEADVIVHDALVDPAILDLAGPAAVLEDLGKRAGRPSPTQEAINARLVELAGRNLRVLRLKGGDPFVFGRGGEECLALAEAGLPFRVVPGVTAGIGGLAYAGIPVTHRGLATTATFVTGHDRSGALPETLDFDVLAKLPGALVFYMALGTLEEIAQRLVAAGKPPMTPVAIVSSATTQAQSVIETNLAHCGRDAVRLQPRRPAIVAIGEVVRLRGWITQFQQSHLHPRGASMAPRHAASA, encoded by the coding sequence ATGACTGCCGTCCCTGCCCTGTCCTTCCTGCCGGCCTTCGAGCCCGGTACCGTCTGGCTGGTCGGCGCCGGCCCCGGCGATCCCGGCCTGCTCACCCTGCTGGCGGCCAAGGCGCTCGCCGAGGCCGACGTCATCGTCCATGATGCGCTGGTGGATCCGGCGATCCTCGACCTTGCCGGCCCGGCTGCGGTCCTTGAGGATCTCGGCAAGCGGGCCGGCCGTCCCTCCCCGACGCAGGAGGCGATCAACGCCCGCCTTGTCGAGCTGGCCGGGCGGAACCTGCGCGTCCTGCGCCTCAAGGGCGGCGATCCCTTCGTCTTCGGCCGCGGCGGCGAAGAGTGCCTGGCGCTGGCCGAGGCAGGCCTGCCCTTCCGCGTCGTGCCCGGCGTGACGGCCGGGATCGGCGGGCTCGCCTATGCCGGCATACCGGTGACGCACCGCGGCCTCGCCACCACCGCCACCTTCGTGACCGGCCACGATCGCTCCGGCGCGCTGCCGGAAACGCTGGACTTCGATGTCCTGGCGAAGCTGCCGGGGGCGCTGGTATTCTACATGGCGCTCGGCACGCTGGAGGAGATCGCGCAACGGCTGGTCGCCGCGGGCAAGCCGCCGATGACGCCGGTCGCCATCGTCTCCAGCGCCACCACCCAGGCGCAGAGCGTGATCGAGACGAACCTTGCCCATTGCGGCCGCGACGCCGTGCGGCTACAGCCAAGACGCCCGGCGATCGTGGCGATCGGCGAGGTGGTCCGGCTGCGTGGCTGGATCACGCAATTCCAGCAATCCCACCTTCATCCGCGCGGGGCGTCCATGGCCCCGCGGCACGCCGCTTCGGCGTGA
- a CDS encoding DUF2849 domain-containing protein, translating to MPKQDETLKAITANRLRDGTVVFLGPDGRWVEALDEAALFDEAAAEPALAAAKAKAEREQFGVDIYAFDVAVGADGRLPVKMRERIRALGPTVRTDLGKQAAA from the coding sequence ATGCCGAAGCAGGACGAAACCCTGAAGGCCATCACCGCGAACCGGCTGCGCGACGGCACCGTCGTCTTCCTCGGCCCCGACGGCCGGTGGGTCGAAGCGCTCGACGAGGCGGCCCTGTTCGACGAGGCTGCCGCCGAGCCGGCGCTGGCCGCCGCCAAGGCCAAGGCGGAGCGAGAGCAGTTCGGCGTCGACATCTATGCCTTCGACGTTGCGGTCGGCGCCGACGGCCGCCTGCCGGTCAAGATGCGGGAGCGCATCCGCGCGCTCGGCCCGACCGTCCGC